Within the Achromobacter spanius genome, the region GTCGTACTGGCCGTTGAACACGGCCCACCAGAGCGCTACGCCGATGGCCAGCACGAACAGCAGGGACAAGGGCAGCAGCAAGTAGAGAATGGTCATTGCGCTGCTTCCATCTTGGCCACGTCCAGCGCGCCCGCATT harbors:
- the ccoS gene encoding cbb3-type cytochrome oxidase assembly protein CcoS, which translates into the protein MTILYLLLPLSLLFVLAIGVALWWAVFNGQYDDTDSAGTAILRDDDSGRASGSGFNS